GGCGATCTGGCTGCTGAGCAGGGCGATGCTGTCCGACAACGCAGCGCCCAGCGTCGAAAGCACGGAGGCGTGATCGTCATCGCCATCAAGGATTTGCGCCAGCCGTGCAATGAGTCCCTCATCGAGCGCCGCCACCCACTCGGCATCATGTTCCGAGATGAAGAGCAGCGCAAAGACATCGGCCAGCTCCGCCCGATTGGGCGCCACGGGCAGCACTTTGGTCTGCAACCGTGCTACCAGCTCGCCGGCGAGACCCGGACGCGCGGCCATGCCGGTATCGGCGAACAGCGAACGGGCGTCGTTGTCGCGCAGGATGCTGCGCAAGCACGCCGCGAAGCGCTTTGCCTGCTCTGAATTGCGATCGAGCACCTGCAACAGCAGTCGCAGTCGTGTGTGCTCGGCAAATGCCGTGGCGCTTTCGCTGCTGGCTGGAACCGGTTTGCGCAGCCAGTAGCCAAGCTCCATCAGCCATTCGTTGCGGGCAGCAAGCGGCGCGCTGGCATCCGCCTGCGCCAGCAGCAGATCAAGCTGGTGACTGGCGTCGCGCGCAGCACGCCAGCGGGCAAGAAAATTCAATTGCATGGTTGTTCAAACGATAGCCAGCGCGGGCGGGGTTGTCTGTAGGACGACGGCTATTGCCGAATTTCTGCAACAGGAACAGCCCAAACTTCGGGGAACAAAGGGTGCGCGAGCGGGCTGCCCGGCGCAAGCTGCTCTTTCAAACCAGGGATTTCCGGTGAAGTACGCCACGACCGTGGCGCGTGCACCATGTCGTCACCAAGGTAGCGGGCGCTGAACACACGGCGGCGGTTCGCGCTGCCCGCACTGGCGTGCAGGGTGAGCATGTGGAACGCGACGAGGTCGCCCGGCTGCAGCGCCCAGCCGATGACGCGGTTGCGATTTTCCTGCAGAGTCATGTCGGGAATGTCGGCGAGCGAGCCTTCCGGAAACCATTTCGCCTGTTGCGTCATGAAGGTGCGCGGCATGTACCAGGTGCCATCGCTGGACCCGGCGAGAAATTCGAGCGTGCTTTCGCGCGGCACCGGATCGACGGGAATCCAGAAGCTCACGTTCTGCCGCCCGTCGACGTTGTAGTACGGCTGGTCCTGATGCCAGGGCGTGGGTTGCCGGGTGCCGGCCTCTTTCACCAGCAGGTGATCGTGATACAGGCGCACGCGCTGGCTTCGCATGAGTTGCGCGGAGATCGACGGCAACGCGCTGTGGCGCATGATGTGCTCGTATTCGGGGATTCGCTGCCAGTTGCAGAAGTCCTCGAAGAAGTGGCCGGGGTCGTCGGCCGCGCTGGCCACCGCTGCCAGCGGGCCGGGCGCAGCAAGGTTGGCTTCGATGCCGCGTTCCAGCAACGCCAGCTCGCCGGCATCAAGTGCGCCGCGGATCACTACGGCGCCATCGCGCTGATAGTCCTCAATAACCGACGGCGACAGGCTGAATGTCTTCATTCCCGTAGGCTATCGCAGTGGCGGGAATTGCTGACCGGCGCATGAC
This is a stretch of genomic DNA from Casimicrobium huifangae. It encodes these proteins:
- a CDS encoding phytanoyl-CoA dioxygenase family protein; protein product: MKTFSLSPSVIEDYQRDGAVVIRGALDAGELALLERGIEANLAAPGPLAAVASAADDPGHFFEDFCNWQRIPEYEHIMRHSALPSISAQLMRSQRVRLYHDHLLVKEAGTRQPTPWHQDQPYYNVDGRQNVSFWIPVDPVPRESTLEFLAGSSDGTWYMPRTFMTQQAKWFPEGSLADIPDMTLQENRNRVIGWALQPGDLVAFHMLTLHASAGSANRRRVFSARYLGDDMVHAPRSWRTSPEIPGLKEQLAPGSPLAHPLFPEVWAVPVAEIRQ